The proteins below are encoded in one region of Shewanella algae:
- a CDS encoding 3-deoxy-D-manno-octulosonic acid kinase has product MQIKNTAKGCLALSLAAPQALDETWFDESFWRQQQAIVGSSKGRYTTWFVEHEKQQWVLRHYWRGGLMEKFSKDAYLFTGLTKTRAMAELALLEQLFEEGLPVPEPIAAKVERFGLWYRADILIRRIHGAEDLVALLQKQAMSRPQWQQLGALIGRFHQRGVYHADLNAKNILSSNQGFYLIDFDRGELRTPADGWQQANLSRLLRSFNKEKRKQPELQFTEENWQWLLEGYRGSASA; this is encoded by the coding sequence ATGCAGATTAAAAACACCGCCAAGGGTTGCCTGGCGCTGAGCCTTGCCGCCCCACAAGCCCTGGATGAAACCTGGTTTGACGAATCTTTTTGGCGGCAACAGCAAGCGATTGTCGGCTCATCCAAGGGGCGTTACACCACCTGGTTTGTTGAGCATGAGAAACAGCAATGGGTATTGCGCCACTATTGGCGCGGTGGCTTGATGGAAAAGTTCAGCAAAGACGCCTACCTGTTCACAGGCCTCACCAAGACCCGCGCCATGGCAGAACTGGCGCTGCTGGAGCAACTCTTTGAAGAAGGTTTACCTGTGCCCGAACCCATTGCCGCCAAAGTGGAACGCTTCGGGCTCTGGTACCGGGCCGACATTCTGATCCGCCGCATTCATGGTGCCGAGGATCTGGTGGCTCTGCTGCAAAAACAGGCCATGTCCCGCCCACAGTGGCAACAACTCGGCGCCTTGATTGGCCGTTTTCATCAGCGCGGTGTCTACCATGCCGATCTCAACGCCAAAAACATTCTCAGCAGCAACCAGGGCTTTTATCTGATTGATTTTGACCGAGGTGAGTTGCGAACCCCGGCCGATGGCTGGCAACAGGCCAATCTCAGTCGGCTGCTGCGCTCCTTCAACAAGGAAAAACGCAAACAGCCCGAGCTGCAATTTACTGAAGAGAACTGGCAGTGGCTGCTGGAAGGCTACCGCGGCTCAGCGAGTGCCTGA
- the glpE gene encoding thiosulfate sulfurtransferase GlpE produces MSSYQHLSVVQLQQMMAEDAELQIVDIRDPASFETAHIPGAVRLGNDNLADYLRDADMDKPLVVCCYHGISSQSAAEYLQHQGFDEVYSLDGGFAAWPKD; encoded by the coding sequence ATGTCCAGTTACCAACACCTTTCTGTCGTTCAACTCCAGCAAATGATGGCCGAAGATGCCGAGTTGCAGATAGTCGATATTCGCGATCCTGCCAGTTTTGAGACGGCCCATATTCCAGGAGCCGTCCGCCTCGGCAATGACAATCTGGCCGACTATCTCAGGGACGCCGATATGGATAAGCCCTTGGTTGTCTGCTGTTATCATGGCATCAGCAGCCAAAGCGCAGCGGAATATCTGCAACATCAAGGATTCGATGAGGTCTACAGCCTGGATGGCGGTTTCGCTGCCTGGCCGAAGGACTGA
- the waaA gene encoding lipid IV(A) 3-deoxy-D-manno-octulosonic acid transferase, producing the protein MNLSRYSLLLYLLSPLLLLYLAFRALKSPDYRGRWGERFGLFKAKPTDLLIHTVSMGETLAAVPLIKALMQANPDLSVTVTTTSPTGSREVNKAFGDTVQHCYLPFDLPWCVRRFLNRLQPANLIVMETELWPNLLHQAKKQGAGIMLANARLSAKSAAKYQKWAGLSLPMLQLLDKVAVQTQAEAERFIALGVAGDKLSVCGSLKFDLQLDQHKITKARGERQLWGRASSPVWVAGSVHPGEFAAMLECHKRLLALWPEALLIMVPRHPEQFDNAATAIKQAGFAYVRRSSGHELAAETQVLLGDTMGELLGLYACGDLAFVGGTLITNGGHNPLEPAALGLPVFVGPHHWDFAEITRLLQDAGALQLVEDASSLASGITALLQDSDARRRAAQAGLEVVSSNRGALQKQLQLAQALLSGTR; encoded by the coding sequence ATGAACCTTAGTCGTTACTCACTCTTGCTGTATCTGTTGTCACCACTCTTACTGCTGTATCTGGCATTTAGGGCCTTGAAAAGCCCGGATTACCGCGGCAGGTGGGGCGAGCGATTCGGCTTGTTCAAGGCCAAACCGACAGACCTGTTGATCCATACTGTTTCCATGGGGGAAACCCTGGCAGCAGTGCCGCTGATCAAGGCATTGATGCAAGCCAACCCTGACTTATCTGTCACGGTAACGACCACCAGCCCCACAGGTTCCCGCGAGGTGAATAAGGCATTTGGTGACACAGTGCAGCATTGTTACCTGCCGTTCGATCTTCCCTGGTGTGTGCGGCGTTTTCTGAACAGGCTCCAGCCTGCCAACCTGATAGTGATGGAAACTGAACTCTGGCCCAACTTACTGCATCAGGCCAAAAAACAGGGCGCCGGCATCATGCTGGCCAATGCCAGGTTGTCGGCCAAGTCGGCCGCCAAATACCAAAAGTGGGCCGGGCTTAGCCTGCCCATGTTGCAGCTACTGGATAAGGTAGCTGTACAGACCCAAGCCGAGGCCGAACGCTTTATCGCCCTCGGGGTTGCCGGCGACAAGCTGAGTGTTTGCGGCAGCCTCAAGTTCGACCTGCAGCTGGATCAGCACAAGATAACCAAGGCCAGAGGCGAAAGGCAGTTGTGGGGGCGCGCCTCGTCCCCGGTATGGGTTGCCGGCAGTGTTCATCCTGGGGAATTTGCGGCCATGCTGGAGTGCCATAAACGCTTGTTGGCATTGTGGCCCGAGGCTTTATTGATCATGGTACCGAGACACCCGGAGCAGTTCGATAATGCCGCCACGGCCATCAAGCAGGCCGGGTTTGCCTATGTGCGGCGCAGCAGCGGCCACGAGCTAGCTGCCGAGACTCAGGTGCTGCTAGGGGATACCATGGGGGAGCTGCTGGGGTTATATGCCTGCGGCGATCTGGCCTTTGTCGGCGGCACCCTGATCACCAATGGCGGGCATAATCCGCTGGAGCCGGCAGCCTTGGGCTTACCGGTATTTGTTGGCCCTCATCATTGGGACTTTGCCGAGATAACCCGTCTGCTGCAAGATGCCGGAGCCTTGCAATTGGTTGAAGATGCTTCCTCGCTGGCGAGTGGCATAACGGCACTGTTACAGGATAGCGATGCGAGACGCCGCGCCGCCCAAGCCGGCTTGGAAGTGGTTAGCAGCAACAGAGGAGCACTGCAGAAGCAATTGCAGTTGGCTCAGGCCTTGTTGTCAGGCACTCGCTGA
- the tdh gene encoding L-threonine 3-dehydrogenase: protein MKALSKLKPEQGIWMVDAPKPEMGHNDLLIKIRKTAICGTDVHIYNWDEWSQKTIPVPMVVGHEYVGEVVDMGQEVRGFNIGDRVSGEGHITCGHCRNCRGGRTHLCRNTVGVGVNREGAFAEYLVIPAFNAFKIPDDISDDLAAIFDPFGNAVHTALSFDLVGEDVLITGAGPIGIMAAAVCRHVGARHVVVTDVNEYRLELARKLGATRAVNVAKEKLEDVMSELGMTEGFDVGLEMSGVPSAFHSMLDTMNHGGKIAMLGIPGGDMAIDWSKVIFKGLVIKGIYGREMFETWYKMASLIQSGLDIAPIITHHYKVDDFQQGFDAMRSGQSGKVILSWD from the coding sequence ATGAAAGCACTGAGTAAACTCAAGCCTGAACAAGGCATCTGGATGGTAGACGCGCCCAAACCTGAAATGGGCCATAACGATCTGCTGATCAAGATTCGCAAGACCGCCATTTGTGGTACCGATGTGCATATCTACAACTGGGATGAGTGGTCACAAAAGACCATCCCGGTTCCTATGGTTGTCGGCCATGAATATGTCGGCGAAGTTGTGGATATGGGTCAGGAAGTTCGTGGCTTCAATATTGGTGACCGAGTGTCAGGCGAAGGTCATATCACCTGTGGTCACTGCCGTAATTGCCGTGGTGGCCGTACTCATTTGTGCCGTAACACAGTGGGGGTTGGGGTTAACCGCGAAGGCGCCTTCGCCGAATATCTGGTGATCCCGGCCTTCAACGCCTTCAAGATCCCCGATGATATCAGCGACGATCTGGCCGCTATCTTCGACCCCTTTGGCAATGCGGTACACACAGCGCTGTCGTTTGATCTCGTCGGTGAAGATGTGCTGATCACCGGAGCCGGCCCCATAGGCATTATGGCCGCCGCGGTTTGTCGCCATGTCGGTGCCCGCCACGTAGTTGTCACAGATGTCAACGAATACCGTCTGGAACTGGCGCGCAAGCTGGGAGCAACCCGAGCCGTCAATGTGGCCAAGGAAAAACTCGAAGATGTGATGAGTGAGCTCGGCATGACAGAGGGCTTCGATGTCGGCCTGGAAATGTCCGGTGTGCCATCGGCCTTCCACTCCATGTTGGATACCATGAACCACGGTGGCAAAATTGCCATGTTGGGGATCCCGGGTGGCGATATGGCCATAGACTGGAGCAAGGTCATCTTCAAGGGGTTGGTGATAAAGGGCATCTATGGCCGGGAAATGTTTGAAACCTGGTACAAGATGGCCAGTTTGATCCAGTCCGGATTGGATATTGCGCCTATTATCACCCACCATTACAAGGTGGATGACTTCCAGCAGGGCTTCGATGCCATGCGCTCAGGTCAATCCGGCAAGGTCATTCTCAGCTGGGATTGA
- a CDS encoding glycosyltransferase has translation MTGRRIAIAIDSLAGGGAEKVMLTLATTLKQMGHEPHLLVLHNDCHHEVPAALAVHFCFDAKERNIDSFWRLKSSVARVQSWIEQLQQQHGTFELFLSNLDKTNLLMTRACVAPLYCIVHNSIEEELQRQRKLGPFAYLSMLKAKKALNGQKLVTVSKGIAGEITEVGRIKPASVQTIYNPFELDKIQALSQQVPADMPTGDYMIHVGRFARQKRHDVLFAAMKQMKNPMPLVLLCNNKKKALKAAHKFGVSDRVIIPGFQTNPYPWIKNARLLVLSSDYEGLPTVLIESLAVGTPVVSSDCRHGPKEILTGEFSRYLVPRREPAALAKAMDAALNDYPDCATAEILQQVGAKRVAEQYLALLNGPDSE, from the coding sequence ATGACAGGCAGAAGAATCGCCATTGCCATAGACAGTCTCGCCGGTGGCGGCGCCGAAAAAGTAATGCTGACGCTGGCCACAACCTTGAAGCAGATGGGACACGAGCCTCATCTGCTGGTGCTGCATAACGACTGTCACCACGAAGTGCCCGCCGCCCTGGCGGTGCATTTCTGTTTCGATGCCAAAGAGCGCAATATCGACAGTTTCTGGCGCCTGAAATCATCGGTTGCCAGAGTGCAGAGCTGGATTGAACAACTACAGCAGCAACATGGCACATTCGAGTTGTTTCTCTCCAATCTGGACAAGACCAACCTGTTGATGACTCGCGCCTGTGTGGCGCCACTCTACTGCATAGTGCACAACTCGATTGAAGAGGAGTTGCAAAGGCAGCGCAAGTTGGGGCCATTTGCCTATCTGAGTATGCTCAAGGCCAAGAAGGCGCTCAATGGTCAGAAATTGGTGACGGTTTCCAAAGGGATCGCCGGGGAGATAACGGAAGTGGGCCGGATCAAGCCCGCTTCGGTGCAGACTATTTACAATCCGTTTGAGCTGGACAAGATCCAGGCCTTGTCACAACAAGTGCCAGCAGATATGCCGACAGGGGATTATATGATCCATGTCGGCCGTTTTGCCCGGCAGAAACGCCACGATGTGCTCTTTGCTGCCATGAAGCAGATGAAAAACCCTATGCCATTGGTATTGTTGTGTAACAACAAGAAGAAGGCACTCAAGGCGGCGCATAAGTTTGGGGTCAGTGACAGGGTGATCATCCCGGGATTCCAGACCAACCCCTACCCCTGGATCAAAAATGCCCGTCTGTTGGTGCTCAGTTCCGACTATGAAGGCTTGCCAACGGTATTGATAGAATCACTGGCTGTGGGAACCCCTGTGGTGAGCAGCGATTGCCGTCATGGCCCGAAAGAGATCTTAACCGGGGAGTTTAGCCGTTATCTGGTACCCCGTAGGGAACCTGCTGCGCTGGCCAAGGCCATGGATGCGGCGCTGAATGATTATCCGGACTGTGCTACGGCCGAGATACTGCAGCAGGTGGGTGCCAAGCGGGTTGCTGAGCAATATCTGGCATTACTCAACGGGCCGGACTCAGAGTAA
- a CDS encoding WavE lipopolysaccharide synthesis family protein: MAINFSDITVVVQGPVQSYQERAQETGITHKCLQSIREHLPGAKIILSTWEGQDCSGLEPDLLLLNQDPGGNIVAYDAAGKPQKLNFNRQIVSSAEGLKRVKTRYAVKLRSDNFLTGKGFVAAQGKYPVRNAADSYFQERVVVNTSYFRRYAEGQRVVRHPSDFFHFGLKEDLLKIWDLPLFADLEYDPSRSGQAQYHGAPLTCPHAEQIYCDIWLRRLDPAWPKLEHRHHFDAAMDEQWDRFMASNLLVLEPEQIGLGLIKRFIPKSKRPNEMSHLDWQLLYQHYCDPKFPASKLALFSTLGWRRMLKMPFSYLKFRLG, encoded by the coding sequence ATGGCAATCAATTTCAGCGATATCACAGTGGTAGTGCAAGGCCCGGTTCAAAGCTACCAGGAAAGAGCCCAGGAAACAGGCATTACCCATAAGTGTTTGCAAAGCATCAGAGAGCACCTGCCCGGTGCCAAGATTATTCTCTCCACCTGGGAGGGGCAGGATTGCAGTGGGCTGGAGCCGGATCTGCTGCTGCTCAATCAGGACCCAGGTGGCAACATAGTGGCCTATGATGCCGCCGGCAAACCGCAAAAACTCAACTTCAACCGCCAAATTGTCTCCTCCGCCGAAGGACTCAAACGGGTAAAAACCCGCTATGCCGTCAAACTGCGCTCGGACAATTTCCTGACCGGCAAGGGTTTTGTGGCAGCCCAGGGCAAGTATCCCGTCCGCAATGCCGCCGACAGCTATTTCCAGGAAAGAGTCGTAGTCAATACCAGCTACTTTCGGCGTTATGCCGAAGGGCAGAGAGTCGTCAGGCACCCGAGTGACTTTTTCCACTTTGGGCTCAAGGAAGATCTGTTGAAGATATGGGACCTGCCACTGTTTGCCGATCTCGAATACGACCCTTCGAGAAGCGGTCAGGCGCAATATCATGGCGCCCCTTTGACCTGCCCCCATGCAGAGCAGATTTATTGTGATATCTGGCTGAGACGCCTGGATCCAGCATGGCCCAAGCTGGAGCACAGGCACCATTTTGATGCCGCTATGGATGAGCAGTGGGATAGATTTATGGCTTCCAATCTACTGGTGCTGGAGCCTGAGCAGATTGGGCTTGGTCTGATAAAGCGCTTTATCCCCAAGAGCAAGCGCCCCAACGAGATGAGTCATCTCGACTGGCAACTGCTCTACCAGCACTATTGTGACCCTAAGTTTCCGGCTTCCAAACTGGCCCTGTTCAGTACTCTGGGATGGCGACGCATGCTGAAAATGCCTTTCAGCTACCTCAAGTTCAGACTCGGTTAA
- the glpG gene encoding rhomboid family intramembrane serine protease GlpG translates to MEIGRLPNERAAQALVDYLKGEGIPCRITHLEQGVAIHVIEDTDQAKGRKAFLDFVQDPLNPKYLQASWDHGDNRIRFDYGAPSLQLLSQFITGAGPLTLIILLVCIAIFAAMNLGYGNQVFEALAFFGATSDAGFSQFWRLFTPSLLHFSALHITFNLLWWWVLGGKIENRIGLAPLLTLLLVAGTLPNIVQFYLSGPNFGGLSGVVYGLVGYTWVSGRMSPEKGIGLPPALMGFMLLWLVLGFMDVFGLSIANGAHLGGLLVGLAQGWLDNRGKR, encoded by the coding sequence ATGGAAATCGGCCGCCTCCCCAATGAACGAGCTGCCCAGGCGCTGGTAGACTACCTCAAGGGTGAAGGGATCCCCTGTCGCATCACACATCTGGAACAGGGGGTGGCCATCCATGTTATCGAGGACACAGACCAAGCCAAGGGGCGCAAAGCGTTTCTCGACTTTGTCCAAGATCCGTTAAACCCCAAGTACTTGCAGGCCTCTTGGGATCATGGCGACAACCGAATCCGCTTTGACTATGGCGCGCCATCGCTGCAACTGCTGAGTCAATTCATTACCGGCGCCGGACCGCTGACGCTGATCATTCTACTGGTCTGCATAGCTATCTTCGCAGCCATGAACCTGGGCTACGGCAATCAAGTATTCGAAGCCCTGGCCTTCTTCGGCGCCACTTCGGATGCCGGTTTCAGCCAATTCTGGCGCTTGTTTACCCCGAGCCTGCTGCACTTCTCGGCGCTGCATATCACCTTTAACCTACTCTGGTGGTGGGTCTTGGGTGGCAAAATAGAAAACCGTATCGGTCTTGCTCCTTTACTGACTCTGCTGTTGGTCGCCGGCACTTTGCCCAATATAGTGCAGTTCTATCTCAGTGGTCCCAACTTCGGCGGTCTTTCCGGGGTTGTGTATGGCCTAGTGGGTTATACCTGGGTCAGCGGCCGCATGAGCCCAGAGAAAGGCATAGGTCTGCCACCGGCCTTGATGGGTTTTATGCTGTTGTGGCTGGTACTTGGCTTTATGGATGTGTTTGGCCTTTCGATAGCCAACGGCGCGCATCTGGGTGGACTCTTGGTCGGGCTGGCCCAAGGCTGGCTCGACAACCGCGGGAAAAGATAA
- a CDS encoding glycosyltransferase family 9 protein, with protein sequence MSLDPAKIQSLCLLRLSAIGDVCHAVAMVQAIQRQYPQLAITWVIGKIEYQLLKHLPGVEFVVFDKGQGWKSYLNLRRALKGRRFDVLLHMQVALRATIASLMIPAKVRIGFDRARAKEGQWLVTNEQVAPLATPHVLEGFMGFAAKLGVTDLSPSWHIPLPEEDKAFARQWVADDDKTFIICPAASKAERNWLPERYAAVANHAFERGFKVLLCGGPSALEKQLAEDISAQCQQPPTNLIGKTSLVQLLAILERASLVLAPDTGPAHMAVTQATPVIGLYAHSNPGRTGPYTWKEYVVSAYEQAIAQQFPGHQVPWGTRAKGEHLMELISVEQVCSMFDRVAADFRL encoded by the coding sequence ATGAGCCTTGACCCCGCGAAAATTCAATCTCTCTGTTTGCTGCGCCTGTCGGCGATTGGTGATGTTTGTCATGCCGTAGCCATGGTGCAGGCGATTCAGCGCCAGTACCCGCAACTGGCCATCACCTGGGTGATAGGCAAGATAGAATATCAGTTGCTCAAGCACCTGCCCGGAGTTGAGTTTGTGGTGTTCGACAAAGGCCAAGGCTGGAAGAGTTATCTCAATCTGCGGCGGGCGCTCAAGGGACGTCGCTTCGATGTGCTGTTGCACATGCAGGTGGCGCTGCGGGCTACCATAGCCTCATTGATGATCCCCGCCAAGGTGCGCATAGGTTTTGACCGGGCCAGAGCCAAAGAAGGGCAATGGCTGGTGACCAATGAACAGGTGGCTCCGCTGGCAACGCCACACGTGCTGGAAGGTTTTATGGGTTTTGCCGCCAAATTGGGAGTAACAGATTTGAGCCCCAGCTGGCATATCCCGCTGCCGGAAGAGGACAAGGCGTTTGCTCGTCAGTGGGTCGCTGATGATGACAAGACTTTTATCATCTGCCCGGCGGCGAGTAAGGCCGAACGCAACTGGTTGCCGGAGCGGTATGCCGCCGTGGCCAACCATGCGTTTGAACGCGGGTTCAAGGTGTTGCTCTGCGGTGGCCCAAGTGCATTGGAAAAACAGCTGGCTGAGGACATCAGCGCCCAGTGTCAGCAGCCGCCAACTAACTTGATTGGCAAAACATCTCTGGTGCAGTTGCTGGCTATTCTGGAGCGGGCCAGCCTGGTGTTGGCTCCGGATACTGGTCCGGCGCATATGGCGGTGACCCAAGCGACGCCGGTTATCGGTCTCTATGCCCATTCCAACCCCGGGCGCACCGGGCCATACACTTGGAAGGAATATGTGGTGAGTGCCTATGAGCAAGCGATAGCGCAGCAGTTCCCGGGCCATCAGGTTCCTTGGGGCACACGAGCCAAAGGTGAACATCTGATGGAGTTGATCTCTGTGGAGCAGGTGTGCAGCATGTTCGATCGCGTGGCCGCCGACTTTCGTCTTTGA
- the elbB gene encoding isoprenoid biosynthesis glyoxalase ElbB — protein sequence MKKIAVLLSGCGVFDGSEIHEAVLTLLSLSRSGAAYQCFAPDIPQMHVVNHLKGEVVETEQRNVLVEAARIARGDIKATSELNVADFDGLIIPGGFGAAKNLCNFAVNGSNSEIAAPVREFISRFISADKVVGFICIAPVMIPSLYGEGARGTIGTDAETAAAFVAMGGEHQNAKVDEIVVDSERKIVSTPAYMLAGSIAEANSGIEKLVAKVLELA from the coding sequence ATGAAAAAAATCGCAGTTCTTCTCAGTGGTTGCGGTGTCTTCGATGGCAGTGAAATCCATGAGGCGGTGTTGACCCTGCTGTCCCTGTCTCGCTCGGGCGCGGCTTACCAGTGTTTTGCCCCTGATATTCCTCAAATGCATGTGGTCAATCATCTCAAGGGTGAAGTCGTGGAGACTGAGCAGCGCAATGTGTTGGTGGAGGCTGCTCGAATTGCCAGGGGTGATATCAAGGCGACTTCTGAACTGAATGTGGCTGACTTCGACGGCCTGATCATTCCCGGAGGCTTCGGGGCCGCTAAAAACCTCTGTAACTTTGCCGTAAATGGCAGCAATAGTGAGATTGCCGCTCCGGTACGTGAATTTATCAGCCGTTTTATCAGTGCAGACAAGGTGGTGGGTTTTATCTGTATCGCGCCTGTGATGATCCCGAGCCTCTATGGTGAAGGGGCCAGAGGCACCATAGGGACGGACGCCGAAACCGCAGCGGCCTTTGTAGCTATGGGCGGTGAACATCAAAATGCCAAGGTAGATGAAATTGTGGTCGACAGTGAGCGCAAGATAGTCAGCACCCCGGCTTACATGCTGGCAGGTTCCATTGCCGAGGCCAATAGTGGCATTGAAAAGCTGGTGGCCAAGGTGTTGGAGCTGGCCTAA
- a CDS encoding glycosyltransferase family 2 protein — protein MIVIPMAGLSSRFFKAGYQEPKYMLPAHGKPLFDHALLSFSRYFATMPFLFIVRDVYNTPEFVEKRCRQLGIKDYRIVSLTEATRGQAETVYLGLTDVDPQTPLTIFNIDTFRPGFSFPAITEHCDGYLEVFKGEGSNWSYAKPAAVDSTLVVETAEKRPISDLCSTGLYYFRHAADFCTAYTQEAAKPASEWQKQELYIAPLYNYLISQGKQIHYHLIERDEVIFCGVPEEYLSLLAQAD, from the coding sequence ATGATAGTCATCCCCATGGCCGGACTCAGTTCCCGTTTCTTCAAAGCTGGCTACCAGGAACCCAAGTATATGCTGCCGGCCCATGGCAAGCCTCTATTTGACCATGCGCTGCTAAGTTTCAGCCGCTATTTTGCGACCATGCCGTTTCTATTTATCGTGCGCGATGTCTATAACACTCCGGAGTTTGTTGAAAAGCGCTGCCGGCAACTGGGGATCAAGGATTACCGTATCGTCTCGCTCACGGAAGCGACTCGAGGACAGGCCGAAACCGTCTATTTGGGGTTAACGGATGTCGACCCGCAAACCCCGCTGACCATCTTCAATATCGATACTTTCCGCCCGGGCTTTAGCTTTCCTGCCATCACAGAGCATTGCGACGGCTATCTTGAAGTGTTCAAGGGTGAAGGCAGTAACTGGTCATACGCCAAACCTGCCGCTGTAGATTCGACGCTCGTCGTTGAAACCGCAGAAAAAAGGCCGATTTCCGATCTGTGCAGTACAGGTCTGTACTACTTTCGCCATGCCGCCGATTTTTGCACAGCCTATACCCAGGAGGCCGCCAAGCCCGCCAGCGAGTGGCAAAAGCAGGAGCTGTATATAGCGCCTTTATACAACTACCTGATAAGTCAGGGTAAGCAGATCCATTACCATCTGATTGAACGCGATGAAGTGATTTTTTGTGGTGTTCCTGAAGAATATCTATCCCTGCTGGCACAAGCCGATTAG
- a CDS encoding TetR/AcrR family transcriptional regulator, which translates to MKTRDKIIQASLELFNEHGERSITTNHIAAHLGISPGNLYYHFRNKEDIIRCIFAQYENHLELGFQPYEDRQVDVELLIGYFDAMFYTLWQFRFMYANLADILSRDEALKKRYLEAQQKVLTRSSHVLQLLCQDGFLQLEQDKISSLADTIKMIVSFWISYQLTQSSIANITKSSLYEGLLRVLMIFKAYATPSSTSTFERLEQHYQTLAHQQD; encoded by the coding sequence ATGAAAACCCGCGATAAAATCATCCAGGCCAGTCTGGAACTCTTCAACGAACACGGCGAACGCTCCATCACCACCAATCATATCGCGGCCCATCTGGGAATAAGCCCGGGCAATCTCTATTACCACTTCCGCAACAAGGAAGACATTATTCGCTGCATCTTCGCCCAGTATGAAAATCATCTGGAACTGGGGTTTCAACCCTATGAAGACAGGCAAGTCGATGTCGAGTTGTTGATTGGCTATTTCGATGCCATGTTCTATACCCTGTGGCAATTTCGCTTTATGTACGCCAACCTGGCCGACATCCTCAGTCGCGATGAGGCCTTGAAAAAGCGCTATCTGGAAGCCCAGCAAAAGGTGCTGACCCGCTCTAGCCATGTGCTGCAGCTACTATGCCAGGATGGCTTTCTACAGCTGGAGCAAGACAAGATCTCCAGCCTGGCCGATACCATCAAGATGATAGTCAGTTTCTGGATCAGCTATCAGCTGACCCAATCCAGCATAGCCAATATTACCAAGTCTTCACTCTATGAAGGCCTGCTCAGGGTGCTGATGATCTTCAAGGCCTATGCCACTCCCAGTTCCACCTCGACCTTCGAGCGCCTGGAGCAGCACTACCAAACTTTGGCTCACCAGCAAGACTAG
- a CDS encoding glycine C-acetyltransferase produces MASTSFYDQINQQLADVKAEGLYKSERVIVSPQQPAIRVNEAEVINFCANNYLGLANHPELIKAAQAGLADHGFGMASVRFICGTQDIHKQLEANLSEFLGMEDTILYSSCFDANAGLFETLLGPEDAIVSDALNHASIIDGVRLCKAKRFRYANNDMADLETQLIASRDAGARHILIATDGVFSMDGVIANLKGICDLADQYGAMVMVDDSHAVGFIGQNGRGTHEYCDVMGRIDIITGTLGKALGGASGGFTAARKEVVDWLRQRSRPYLFSNSLAPSIVSASIRVLEMLKEGQELREAVWENSRYFREKMAAAGFTLAGADHAIVPVMLGDAKLASDFANRLLQENIYVIGFSFPVVPKGQARIRTQMSAAHSREQLDKAIEAFTRIGKEMGII; encoded by the coding sequence GTGGCATCTACCTCATTCTACGATCAGATCAACCAACAGCTTGCCGACGTCAAGGCCGAAGGCCTGTACAAGAGCGAGCGTGTAATAGTTTCTCCGCAGCAACCGGCCATTCGCGTCAACGAAGCAGAAGTTATCAACTTCTGCGCCAACAACTACCTGGGCCTGGCCAATCACCCTGAATTGATCAAGGCGGCGCAGGCCGGGTTGGCAGACCATGGCTTCGGCATGGCCTCGGTACGTTTTATTTGCGGAACCCAGGACATTCACAAGCAGCTGGAAGCCAATCTGTCCGAGTTTCTCGGCATGGAAGATACCATCCTCTACTCCTCCTGCTTCGATGCCAACGCCGGTCTGTTTGAAACCCTGCTGGGCCCGGAAGATGCCATAGTGTCGGATGCCCTGAACCACGCTTCTATCATTGACGGTGTCCGCCTGTGTAAGGCCAAGCGTTTCCGCTACGCCAACAATGATATGGCCGACCTGGAAACCCAACTGATCGCCTCCCGCGATGCCGGTGCCCGCCATATCTTGATAGCGACAGATGGGGTGTTTTCCATGGATGGGGTTATTGCCAACCTCAAGGGTATCTGTGACCTCGCCGACCAATACGGCGCTATGGTCATGGTCGATGACTCCCACGCCGTTGGCTTTATCGGCCAGAACGGCCGCGGCACCCACGAATATTGCGATGTGATGGGGCGTATCGACATCATCACTGGCACCCTGGGTAAAGCGCTGGGCGGCGCTTCCGGCGGCTTCACCGCGGCCCGCAAAGAAGTTGTCGATTGGCTGCGTCAGCGTTCACGCCCTTACCTTTTCTCCAACTCACTGGCGCCTTCCATCGTCAGCGCTTCGATTCGGGTGTTGGAGATGCTCAAAGAGGGCCAGGAACTGCGCGAAGCGGTATGGGAAAACAGCCGTTATTTCCGTGAAAAAATGGCTGCAGCCGGATTCACCCTGGCCGGTGCCGATCACGCCATAGTGCCGGTCATGCTGGGTGATGCCAAGTTGGCCAGTGACTTCGCCAACCGCCTGCTGCAGGAAAACATCTATGTCATCGGCTTCTCCTTCCCGGTAGTACCCAAGGGACAGGCCCGTATCCGTACCCAGATGTCGGCGGCTCACAGCCGTGAACAGCTGGACAAGGCCATCGAAGCCTTCACCCGAATCGGTAAGGAGATGGGTATCATCTGA